A single Drosophila ananassae strain 14024-0371.13 chromosome 3L, ASM1763931v2, whole genome shotgun sequence DNA region contains:
- the LOC6496303 gene encoding serine/threonine-protein kinase 10 isoform X1: MSILTSLKKVFHIGGGEAKKKRLYNNIKMDTNPEDFWEMVGELGDGAFGKVYKAQHKEQKRFAAAKMCTLEDEENLSDHMVEIDILSEIKHPNVVELYEAFSLDDKLWMLIEYCDGGALDSIMVELEKPLTEPQIAYVCKHMTEGLTFLHRNKVIHRDLKAGNVLLTMEGGVKLADFGVSAKNKHTMQKHDTFIGTPYWMAPELVLCETFRDNPYDHKVDVWSLGITLIELAQMEPPNSEMSPMRVLLKIQKSEPPKLEQPARWSKEFNDFLKKSLVKDPQQRPTTDVLLQHSFISRDMDAKPIKDLLLEYKAEVVEEVVDDETEEPRNSALQLDLDDDSASLQSQDIDKLPGTPTSILRDAKEQPQPSSSLPTAAAAAAAAATTAPTTTKATTPDRPNHNKDDNVEPAAQQPPHTKVPAPAPPSPQKTPPPPQLPAPAAAAAAAAVVAAVAEAAERTESDKKHFVKKEKGKAPPPPMAVAVAANAAKQPTVDTPVSPKKVSTPEPSSPVTTAIEVAIGQETVEPKPQPPSPTASSIVSVQSVASSSSSGSVSNARTLSSSTSLITINSDAPAPQQPPPQPQHVVLPNSLESVSQITVVTSTHPPVIIDNSVAPSEVIIVSNDLNKSTHLNESSTDDDFPSLDDSLGDSGTPPYKQSSMILAVNDPAGVVPAPPQQPHNATTTVHARKLDESEVLIVSPSYADDDSAYNTASGSHSHDHSDQLMDTSHVSVVTVGDEGVKVKDSSNEMEGHKRQPNGVVPEDVNIIVNRFKPEKRSPDSSLSENGSVRGRRGIEVQVSGSGGSDVDSVGTNTSHDSRHEVDHNNKQQSQQPPAAVLMPPPPPSVTNNHNHMTIDEEEEVVIRPRARAPPVVKSHQGLTKEEIELRNLRKKTRKRTRKFEIDGVQMTTTTSRVIYGDEENGRIYDDHDFRKLELRELKMLQKQEKKQQTELHIKEQQAKEQQDRRFEQEHSSLEKTYEADMDMLARQHKQLVEKTEQTQENELRSSSKRIRSEQEQELKIFRENLKQEIRLLKQEVDLFPKDKRKDEFKQRRSAMELDHEEKERAFLDSLKERHELLLRRLSEKHREHLASINRNFLQQKQNAMRTREALLWELEEKQLHERHQLSKRHVKELCFMQRHQMIIRHDKELEQVKRMLLRKEEDLVKKQTLEKRALPKRIRAERKARDLMFRESLRISTNLDPDIERERLKKFQEQEKKRYMQEERRFEVKHQKQLEELRATRESAIRELEQLQNEKRKALVEHEQTKLSEIDDRLKAELREWREQLAPRKQKLNESIKAAIDLHEQRHGLVVNREEFEDQEVELPVRLRGIFNERSSRLIPRNTFIDTQQMPRSRSSLLMMGGGGSRLANFRGSAPDLSRSVPSTPIFHKQQRSQMISDLVLEEDEEQLLAEQMKRASVTTLPAQSQLRLITQSPANELVKVVTTPPVLNSAEDASSKPAMSTFRGSTPPKTPDDLGLVSNRFSRVDPKAAADASVELRIHEGPVLTAHTQRLLHSTSFAIKRPSLASRSSGRSSLSSAQSMYNISELTTRFASDADVIFDSGRKAAALLDEVQPQLRSSVKPGHSRLNGSVASADSAASSDDFYYDLYAAKYRLPRINQRQHSCEEDSSAI; encoded by the exons ATGTCTATACTGACCAGCCTGAAGAAGGTCTTCCACATCGGTGGCGGGGAGGCCAAGAAGAAGCGGCTCTACAACAACATCAAGATGGACACAAACCCGGAGGATTTCTGGGAGATGGTCGGTGAGCTGGGCGACGGCGCCTTTGGCAAGGTGTACAAGGCCCAGCACAAGGAACAGAAGCGCTTCGCCGCCGCCAAGATGTGTACGCTGGAGGACGAGGAGAATCTCAGCGACCACATGGTGGAGATCGATATTCTCTCGGAGATCAAGCACCCCAATGTGGTGGAGCTGTACGAGGCCTTCTCCCTTGACGATAAGCTGTGG ATGCTCATCGAGTACTGCGATGGCGGAGCCCTGGACAGCATTATGGTGGAGCTGGAGAAGCCACTAACTGAGCCGCAAATTGCCTACGTGTGCAAGCACATGACCGAGGGCCTAACCTTCCTGCACCGCAACAAGGTCATCCATCGCGACTTGAAGGCCGGCAACGTTCTGCTCACCATGGAGGGTGGCGTCAAGCTGG CGGACTTTGGCGTCTCGGCCAAGAACAAACACACGATGCAGAAGCACGACACTTTCATCGGCACGCCCTACTGGATGGCGCCAGAGCTGGTGTTGTGCGAAACGTTCCGGGACAACCCGTACGATCACAAAGTGGACGTCTGGTCACTGGGCATAACGCTAATCGAGCTGGCCCAAATGGAGCCGCCCAACAGCGAGATGTCGCCGATGCGTGTCCTCCTCAAGATCCAAAAGAGTGAGCCGCCCAAGCTggagcagccggccaggtggAGCAAGGAATTCAATGACTTCCTCAAGAAGTCTTTAGTCAAG GATCCCCAGCAGAGGCCGACGACGGATGTCCTGCTGCAGCATAGCTTCATCAGCAGGGACATGGACGCAAAGCCGATTAAGGACCTGCTGCTCGAGTACAAGGCTGAGGTCGTTGAGGAGGTGGTGGACGACGAGACCGAG GAACCCCGCAACTCGGCGCTCCAGCTCGACCTGGACGATGACTCTGCTTCGCTGCAGAGCCAAGACATTGACAAAC ttcCAGGTACACCTACATCCATTTTGCGGGATGCCAAAGAGCAGCCCCAACCAAGTAGCAGTTTACCAAccgctgcagcagcagcagcagcagcagcgacaaCTGCACCCACAACAACTAAAGCCACCACTCCGGACAGACCAAACCACAACAAGGATGACAATGTTGAGCCGGCAGCCCAGCAGCCGCCGCATACCAAAGTGCCTGCCCCAGCGCCGCCGTCGCCCCAAAAAACACCACCACCCCCACAACTTCCTGCaccagcagctgcagcagcagcagcagcagtggtGGCAGCTGTTGCAGAGGCAGCTGAAAGAACCGAGTCCGATAAAAAG CACTTTGTCAAGAAGGAGAAGGGTAAAGCGCCGCCACCACCCATGGCTGTTGCAGTCGCCGCTAACGCAGCGAAGCAGCCAACTGTCGATACTCCGGTGTCGCCCAAGAAGGTGTCCACTCCCGAGCCCTCATCGCCAGTCACCACAGCTATCGAAGTGGCCATTGGACAGGAGACCGTTGAGCCAAAACCGCAGCCACCCTCGCCCACCGCCTCGTCCATTGTGTCCGTGCAGTCAGTGGCCTCGTCTAGCTCCTCGGGAAGCGTTTCCAATGCGAGAACGCTCAGCTCTAGCACTTCCCTGATAACCATTAACAGTGACGCCCCAGCGCCGCAACAGCCGCCGCCACAGCCGCAGCACGTGGTATTGCCAAATAGCTTGGAGTCGGTGAGCCAAATCACCGTGGTAACTAGCACCCATCCGCCGGTGATTATCGACAACTCGGTTGCACCATCGGAGGTGATTATCGTGTCCAATGACCTGAACAAGAGCACTCACCTGAACGAATCCTCCACGGACGACGACTTCCCATCGCTGGACGACAGCTTGGGTGATTCTGGCACGCCACCCTACAAACAGTCCTCCATGATATTGGCGGTCAATGATCCGGCAGGAGTGGTGCCTGCCCCACCGCAGCAGCCCCATAATGCCACCACCACTGTCCATGCCCGCAAGCTGGACGAGAGCGAGGTACTGATCGTGAGTCCATCGTATGCGGACGATGATTCCGCTTATAATACGGCATCGGGCAGCCATAGTCACGATCACAGTGACCAGCTGATGGACACCAGCCACGTGTCCGTCGTCACTGTGGGCGACGAGGGTGTGAAGGTGAAGGACAGCAGCAACGAGATGGAGGGCCACAAGCGCCAGCCAAACGGAGTGGTACCGGAGGACGTGAACATCATTGTGAACCGATTCAAGCCGGAGAAGCGATCGCCGGACAGCTCGCTGAGCGAGAACGGCTCTGTGCGAGGACGGCGGGGCATCGAAGTGCAAGTAAGCGGCAGCGGAGGCTCCGACGTGGACAGCGTTGGCACCAACACTAGTCATGACAGTCGCCACGAGGTGGATCACAACAACAAGCAGCAGTCGCAACAGCCACCGGCGGCAGTACTGATGCCGCCGCCACCTCCCTCCGTGACGAATAATCACAATCACATGACCatcgacgaggaggaggaggtggtcaTCCGGCCCAGGGCCAGGGCTCCGCCTGTGGTCAAGTCCCACCAGGGGCTCACCAAGGAGGAGATCGAACTGCGGAACCTGCGCAAGAAAACGCGCAAACGCACCCGCAAGTTCGAGATCGATGGCGTGCAAATGACCACGACCACGAGTCGGGTGATCTACGGCGACGAGGAGAACGGCCGAATCTACGATGATCACGACTTCCGGAAGCTGGAGTTGCGGGAGCTGAAGATGCTCCAGAAGCAGGAGAAGAAGCAGCAGACTGAACTGCACATCAAGGAGCAACAGGCCAAGGAGCAGCAGGACCGCCGCTTCGAGCAGGAGCACTCGTCGCTGGAGAAGACCTACGAAGCGGATATGGATATGCTGGCGCGCCAGCACAAGCAGCTGGTGGAGAAAACCGAGCAGACGCAGGAGAACGAGCTGCGCTCCTCGTCGAAGCGCATCCGCTccgagcaggagcaggagctgaaAATCTTCCGGGAGAACCTGAAGCAGGAGATCCGCTTGCTCAAGCAGGAGGTCGACCTCTTCCCCAAGGACAAGCGCAAGGACGAGTTCAAGCAGCGGCGATCGGCCATGGAACTGGATCACGAGGAAAAGGAGCGCGCCTTCCTCGATTCGCTCAAGGAGCGGCACGAGCTTCTGTTGCGGCGGTTGAGTGAGAAGCACCGGGAGCATCTGGCCAGCATCAATCGCAACTTCCTGCAACAAAAGCAGAATGCGATGCGGACGCGTGAGGCTCTGCTCTGGGAACTGGAGGAGAAGCAGCTGCACGAACGCCACCAGCTGTCCAAGCGGCACGTCAAGGAGCTCTGCTTCATGCAGCGCCATCAGATGATCATCCGGCACGACAAGGAGCTGGAGCAGGTGAAGCGCATGTTGCTGCGCAAGGAGGAGGATCTGGTCAAGAAGCAGACGCTGGAGAAGCGCGCCCTCCCCAAGCGAATCCGAGCTGAGCGCAAGGCCCGCGACCTAATGTTCCGGGAATCGTTGCGCATTTCAACGAATCTGGATCCAGACATCGAACGCGAGCGCCTCAAGAAG TTCCAGGAGCAGGAGAAGAAGCGCTACATGCAAGAGGAGCGCCGCTTCGAGGTCAAGCATCAGAAGCAATTAGAAGAGCTACGTGCCACACGTGAATCCGCCATAAG AGAACTGGAGCAGCTGCAGAACGAGAAGCGCAAGGCCTTGGTGGAGCACGAGCAGACCAAGCTGTCGGAGATCGACGACCGCCTGAAGGCGGAGCTGCGCGAGTGGCGCGAACAGCTGGCGCCCCGCAAACAG AAACTGAATGAATCCATCAAGGCGGCCATCGATCTGCACGAGCAGCGCCACGGCCTGGTGGTCAATCGGGAGGAGTTCGAGGACCAGGAGGTGGAGCTGCCGGTGCGCCTGCGCGGCATATTCAACGAGCGATCCTCGCGCCTCATTCCACGCAACACCTTCATCGACACCCAACAGATGCCTCGGTCGCGCTCTTCGCTCCTGATGATGGGCGGCGGTGGCAGTCGGCTGGCCAACTTCCGAGGATCGGCACCAGATCTGAGTCGCAGTGTGCCCAGTACTCCCATCTTCCACAAGCAGCAGCGCTCCCAGATGATCAGCGACCTAGTGCTGGAAGAGGACGAGGAGCAGTTACTGGCTGAGCAGATGAAGCGGGCCAGCGTCACGACTCTGCCCGCCCAGAGCCAGCTGCGCCTGATAACCCAGTCGCCGGCCAACGAGCTGGTCAAAGTGGTGACCACCCCGCCGGTGTTGAACAGTGCCGAGGATGCTAGCTCCAAGCCAGCCATGAGCACGTTTAGAGGAAGCACTCCACCGAAAACGCCCGACGATCTGGGCCTGGTGAGCAACCGCTTCAGTCGCGTTGACCCCAAGGCGGCAGCCGACGCCAGCGTGGAGCTGCGGATCCACGAAGGGCCCGTCCTGACGGCCCACACCCAGCGCCTGCTGCACTCCACCTCGTTTGCGATAAAGCGACCCTCGCTGGCCAGCCGGAGCAGCGGCCGATCCTCGCTCAGCAGCGCCCAGTCCATGTATAATATTAGCGAGCTCACCACCCGTTTCGCCAGCGATGCGGACGTGATCTTTGATTCCGGGCGCAAGGCGGCCGCGCTGCTGGACGAGGTGCAGCCACAGCTGAGATCATCGGTGAAGCCGGGACACAGTCGCCTGAATGGAAGCGTTGCCTCGGCGGACTCGGCAGCCTCCTCAGATGATTTCTACTACGATTTGTATGCCGCCAAGTACAGGCTGCCGAGGATCAACCAGCGGCAGCACAGCTGCGAGGAGGATTCGTCGGCGATCTAG
- the LOC6496303 gene encoding serine/threonine-protein kinase 10 isoform X2, whose translation MSILTSLKKVFHIGGGEAKKKRLYNNIKMDTNPEDFWEMVGELGDGAFGKVYKAQHKEQKRFAAAKMCTLEDEENLSDHMVEIDILSEIKHPNVVELYEAFSLDDKLWMLIEYCDGGALDSIMVELEKPLTEPQIAYVCKHMTEGLTFLHRNKVIHRDLKAGNVLLTMEGGVKLADFGVSAKNKHTMQKHDTFIGTPYWMAPELVLCETFRDNPYDHKVDVWSLGITLIELAQMEPPNSEMSPMRVLLKIQKSEPPKLEQPARWSKEFNDFLKKSLVKDPQQRPTTDVLLQHSFISRDMDAKPIKDLLLEYKAEVVEEVVDDETEEPRNSALQLDLDDDSASLQSQDIDKLPGTPTSILRDAKEQPQPSSSLPTAAAAAAAAATTAPTTTKATTPDRPNHNKDDNVEPAAQQPPHTKVPAPAPPSPQKTPPPPQLPAPAAAAAAAAVVAAVAEAAERTESDKKHFVKKEKGKAPPPPMAVAVAANAAKQPTVDTPVSPKKVSTPEPSSPVTTAIEVAIGQETVEPKPQPPSPTASSIVSVQSVASSSSSGSVSNARTLSSSTSLITINSDAPAPQQPPPQPQHVVLPNSLESVSQITVVTSTHPPVIIDNSVAPSEVIIVSNDLNKSTHLNESSTDDDFPSLDDSLGDSGTPPYKQSSMILAVNDPAGVVPAPPQQPHNATTTVHARKLDESEVLIVSPSYADDDSAYNTASGSHSHDHSDQLMDTSHVSVVTVGDEGVKVKDSSNEMEGHKRQPNGVVPEDVNIIVNRFKPEKRSPDSSLSENGSVRGRRGIEVQVSGSGGSDVDSVGTNTSHDSRHEVDHNNKQQSQQPPAAVLMPPPPPSVTNNHNHMTIDEEEEVVIRPRARAPPVVKSHQGLTKEEIELRNLRKKTRKRTRKFEIDGVQMTTTTSRVIYGDEENGRIYDDHDFRKLELRELKMLQKQEKKQQTELHIKEQQAKEQQDRRFEQEHSSLEKTYEADMDMLARQHKQLVEKTEQTQENELRSSSKRIRSEQEQELKIFRENLKQEIRLLKQEVDLFPKDKRKDEFKQRRSAMELDHEEKERAFLDSLKERHELLLRRLSEKHREHLASINRNFLQQKQNAMRTREALLWELEEKQLHERHQLSKRHVKELCFMQRHQMIIRHDKELEQVKRMLLRKEEDLVKKQTLEKRALPKRIRAERKARDLMFRESLRISTNLDPDIERERLKKFQEQEKKRYMQEERRFEVKHQKQLEELRATRESAIRELEQLQNEKRKALVEHEQTKLSEIDDRLKAELREWREQLAPRKQQLQQRLQQERLEETFAQQMDEMESLYGGALIVSMPSDTLQRDHFTGSTRSSLSSYSEG comes from the exons ATGTCTATACTGACCAGCCTGAAGAAGGTCTTCCACATCGGTGGCGGGGAGGCCAAGAAGAAGCGGCTCTACAACAACATCAAGATGGACACAAACCCGGAGGATTTCTGGGAGATGGTCGGTGAGCTGGGCGACGGCGCCTTTGGCAAGGTGTACAAGGCCCAGCACAAGGAACAGAAGCGCTTCGCCGCCGCCAAGATGTGTACGCTGGAGGACGAGGAGAATCTCAGCGACCACATGGTGGAGATCGATATTCTCTCGGAGATCAAGCACCCCAATGTGGTGGAGCTGTACGAGGCCTTCTCCCTTGACGATAAGCTGTGG ATGCTCATCGAGTACTGCGATGGCGGAGCCCTGGACAGCATTATGGTGGAGCTGGAGAAGCCACTAACTGAGCCGCAAATTGCCTACGTGTGCAAGCACATGACCGAGGGCCTAACCTTCCTGCACCGCAACAAGGTCATCCATCGCGACTTGAAGGCCGGCAACGTTCTGCTCACCATGGAGGGTGGCGTCAAGCTGG CGGACTTTGGCGTCTCGGCCAAGAACAAACACACGATGCAGAAGCACGACACTTTCATCGGCACGCCCTACTGGATGGCGCCAGAGCTGGTGTTGTGCGAAACGTTCCGGGACAACCCGTACGATCACAAAGTGGACGTCTGGTCACTGGGCATAACGCTAATCGAGCTGGCCCAAATGGAGCCGCCCAACAGCGAGATGTCGCCGATGCGTGTCCTCCTCAAGATCCAAAAGAGTGAGCCGCCCAAGCTggagcagccggccaggtggAGCAAGGAATTCAATGACTTCCTCAAGAAGTCTTTAGTCAAG GATCCCCAGCAGAGGCCGACGACGGATGTCCTGCTGCAGCATAGCTTCATCAGCAGGGACATGGACGCAAAGCCGATTAAGGACCTGCTGCTCGAGTACAAGGCTGAGGTCGTTGAGGAGGTGGTGGACGACGAGACCGAG GAACCCCGCAACTCGGCGCTCCAGCTCGACCTGGACGATGACTCTGCTTCGCTGCAGAGCCAAGACATTGACAAAC ttcCAGGTACACCTACATCCATTTTGCGGGATGCCAAAGAGCAGCCCCAACCAAGTAGCAGTTTACCAAccgctgcagcagcagcagcagcagcagcgacaaCTGCACCCACAACAACTAAAGCCACCACTCCGGACAGACCAAACCACAACAAGGATGACAATGTTGAGCCGGCAGCCCAGCAGCCGCCGCATACCAAAGTGCCTGCCCCAGCGCCGCCGTCGCCCCAAAAAACACCACCACCCCCACAACTTCCTGCaccagcagctgcagcagcagcagcagcagtggtGGCAGCTGTTGCAGAGGCAGCTGAAAGAACCGAGTCCGATAAAAAG CACTTTGTCAAGAAGGAGAAGGGTAAAGCGCCGCCACCACCCATGGCTGTTGCAGTCGCCGCTAACGCAGCGAAGCAGCCAACTGTCGATACTCCGGTGTCGCCCAAGAAGGTGTCCACTCCCGAGCCCTCATCGCCAGTCACCACAGCTATCGAAGTGGCCATTGGACAGGAGACCGTTGAGCCAAAACCGCAGCCACCCTCGCCCACCGCCTCGTCCATTGTGTCCGTGCAGTCAGTGGCCTCGTCTAGCTCCTCGGGAAGCGTTTCCAATGCGAGAACGCTCAGCTCTAGCACTTCCCTGATAACCATTAACAGTGACGCCCCAGCGCCGCAACAGCCGCCGCCACAGCCGCAGCACGTGGTATTGCCAAATAGCTTGGAGTCGGTGAGCCAAATCACCGTGGTAACTAGCACCCATCCGCCGGTGATTATCGACAACTCGGTTGCACCATCGGAGGTGATTATCGTGTCCAATGACCTGAACAAGAGCACTCACCTGAACGAATCCTCCACGGACGACGACTTCCCATCGCTGGACGACAGCTTGGGTGATTCTGGCACGCCACCCTACAAACAGTCCTCCATGATATTGGCGGTCAATGATCCGGCAGGAGTGGTGCCTGCCCCACCGCAGCAGCCCCATAATGCCACCACCACTGTCCATGCCCGCAAGCTGGACGAGAGCGAGGTACTGATCGTGAGTCCATCGTATGCGGACGATGATTCCGCTTATAATACGGCATCGGGCAGCCATAGTCACGATCACAGTGACCAGCTGATGGACACCAGCCACGTGTCCGTCGTCACTGTGGGCGACGAGGGTGTGAAGGTGAAGGACAGCAGCAACGAGATGGAGGGCCACAAGCGCCAGCCAAACGGAGTGGTACCGGAGGACGTGAACATCATTGTGAACCGATTCAAGCCGGAGAAGCGATCGCCGGACAGCTCGCTGAGCGAGAACGGCTCTGTGCGAGGACGGCGGGGCATCGAAGTGCAAGTAAGCGGCAGCGGAGGCTCCGACGTGGACAGCGTTGGCACCAACACTAGTCATGACAGTCGCCACGAGGTGGATCACAACAACAAGCAGCAGTCGCAACAGCCACCGGCGGCAGTACTGATGCCGCCGCCACCTCCCTCCGTGACGAATAATCACAATCACATGACCatcgacgaggaggaggaggtggtcaTCCGGCCCAGGGCCAGGGCTCCGCCTGTGGTCAAGTCCCACCAGGGGCTCACCAAGGAGGAGATCGAACTGCGGAACCTGCGCAAGAAAACGCGCAAACGCACCCGCAAGTTCGAGATCGATGGCGTGCAAATGACCACGACCACGAGTCGGGTGATCTACGGCGACGAGGAGAACGGCCGAATCTACGATGATCACGACTTCCGGAAGCTGGAGTTGCGGGAGCTGAAGATGCTCCAGAAGCAGGAGAAGAAGCAGCAGACTGAACTGCACATCAAGGAGCAACAGGCCAAGGAGCAGCAGGACCGCCGCTTCGAGCAGGAGCACTCGTCGCTGGAGAAGACCTACGAAGCGGATATGGATATGCTGGCGCGCCAGCACAAGCAGCTGGTGGAGAAAACCGAGCAGACGCAGGAGAACGAGCTGCGCTCCTCGTCGAAGCGCATCCGCTccgagcaggagcaggagctgaaAATCTTCCGGGAGAACCTGAAGCAGGAGATCCGCTTGCTCAAGCAGGAGGTCGACCTCTTCCCCAAGGACAAGCGCAAGGACGAGTTCAAGCAGCGGCGATCGGCCATGGAACTGGATCACGAGGAAAAGGAGCGCGCCTTCCTCGATTCGCTCAAGGAGCGGCACGAGCTTCTGTTGCGGCGGTTGAGTGAGAAGCACCGGGAGCATCTGGCCAGCATCAATCGCAACTTCCTGCAACAAAAGCAGAATGCGATGCGGACGCGTGAGGCTCTGCTCTGGGAACTGGAGGAGAAGCAGCTGCACGAACGCCACCAGCTGTCCAAGCGGCACGTCAAGGAGCTCTGCTTCATGCAGCGCCATCAGATGATCATCCGGCACGACAAGGAGCTGGAGCAGGTGAAGCGCATGTTGCTGCGCAAGGAGGAGGATCTGGTCAAGAAGCAGACGCTGGAGAAGCGCGCCCTCCCCAAGCGAATCCGAGCTGAGCGCAAGGCCCGCGACCTAATGTTCCGGGAATCGTTGCGCATTTCAACGAATCTGGATCCAGACATCGAACGCGAGCGCCTCAAGAAG TTCCAGGAGCAGGAGAAGAAGCGCTACATGCAAGAGGAGCGCCGCTTCGAGGTCAAGCATCAGAAGCAATTAGAAGAGCTACGTGCCACACGTGAATCCGCCATAAG AGAACTGGAGCAGCTGCAGAACGAGAAGCGCAAGGCCTTGGTGGAGCACGAGCAGACCAAGCTGTCGGAGATCGACGACCGCCTGAAGGCGGAGCTGCGCGAGTGGCGCGAACAGCTGGCGCCCCGCAAACAG CAACTACAGCAGCGGCTGCAACAAGAG CGCCTGGAGGAGACCTTCGCCCAGCAGATGGACGAAATGGAGTCGCTGTACGGTGGTGCCCTCATTGTCTCCATGCCCTCGGATACCCTGCAGCGAGATCATTTCACCGGTTCGACGCGCAGCAGCCTCAGTTCCTATTCCGAGGGCTGA